One segment of Solanum stenotomum isolate F172 chromosome 1, ASM1918654v1, whole genome shotgun sequence DNA contains the following:
- the LOC125846320 gene encoding uncharacterized protein LOC125846320, translating into MEILFPLFILVLLTMNWTVLLICCEGADSGYSSAVGDAGMRRDGLRVGLEAWNFCNEVGEEVPGMGSPRAADCFDLSESSLSHKVTESDNKLGVGKSFPGLSPKAKNDPDLYAAEKELYLGSLCEVDDTPRPWQFWMIMLKNGNYDSKSGLCPENGKKVPPFKPGRFPCFGKGCMNQPILFHQPTYLSDDETMMGGFNGTYDLGSTAGSSSSSFFEVVWEKKVGKGGWVFKHKLRTSKLYPWLMLYLRADATKGFSGGYHYATRGMLKILPESPNFKVKLTLDVKVGGGPKSQFYLIDIGSCWKNNGAPCDGDVITDVTRYSEMIINPETAAWCSPTNIGNCPPFHITPNNTKIYRNNASHFPYSAYHYYCAPGNAEHLEKPYSTCDPYSNPQAQELLQLLPHPIWADYGYPTKQGDGWVGDGRTWELDVGGLSSRLYFYQDPGTPPARRIWTSLDVGTEVFVSDKDEVAEWTLSDFDVLLTS; encoded by the exons ATGGAAATTTTGTTTCCATTATTTATCTTGGTATTGTTGACGATGAATTGGACAGTACTTCTAATTTGTTGTGAAGGAGCTGATAGTGGTTATTCATCTGCTGTCGGAGATGCGGGAATGAGAAGAGATGGACTCAGAGTAGGTTTAGAAGCTTGGAATTTCTGTAATGAAGTTGGTGAAGAAGTTCCTGGAATGGGTAGCCCTAGAGCTGCTGATTGCTTTGATCTTTCTG AGAGTTCATTGAGTCATAAGGTAACTGAGTCTGATAATAAGCTTGGGGTTGGGAAGTCATTTCCTGGGCTGAGTCCTAAGGCTAAGAATGATCCTGATTTGTATGCTGCTGAGAAGGAATTATATCTAGGTTCATTGTGTGAAGTTGATGATACCCCAAGGCCATGGCAATTTTGGATGATAATGTTGAAGAACGGAAACTATGACTCGAAATCTGGTCTTTGTCCAGAGAATGGGAAAAAAGTGCCTCCTTTTAAGCCGGGAAGATTTCCATGTTTTGGGAAGGGATGTATGAATCAGCCTATACTGTTTCATCAGCCTACTTATTTATCTGATGATGAAACTATGATGGGAGGTTTTAATGGTACTTATGATTTGGGTTCTACAGCTGGTAGTAGTAGTAGTTCTTTTTTTGAGGTAGTTTGGGAGAAGAAAGTTGGCAAAGGAGGTTGGGTGTTTAAGCACAAACTCAGAACATCCAAATTGTATCCATGGCTGATGTTGTATCTTCGGGCTGATGCGACTAAAGGGTTCTCTGGAGGCTACCACTATGCTACCAGAGGAATGTTAAAAATT ctGCCAGAGTCACCTAATTTTAAGGTCAAATTGACCTTGGATGTCAAGGTAGGAGGAGGACCCAAGAGTCAGTTTTACTTGATAGATATTGGCAGTTGCTGGAAGAACAATGGTGCTCCATGTGATGGAGATGTTATCACTGATGTTACCAGATACAGTGAAATGATTATTAATCCAGAAACTGCAGCTTGGTGCAGCCCCACAAATATTGGCAACTGCCCACCTTTCCACATCACACCaaacaataccaaaatctaCAGGAATAACGCCTCTCACTTCCCTTACTCAGCTTATCACTATTATTGTGCACCTGGGAATGCCGAGCACTTGGAAAAGCCATATAGCACATGTGATCCTTACAGTAATCCCCAGGCACAGGAGCTACTTCAGTTGCTGCCTCATCCAATATGGGCAGACTATGGATATCCAACCAAACAAGGAGACGGCTGGGTTGGGGATGGAAGAACCTGGGAGCTTGACGTCGGTGGCCTTTCTAGCAGACTTTACTTCTATCAA GATCCAGGTACACCTCCTGCTAGAAGAATATGGACATCTCTGGATGTGGGAACAGAAGTTTTTGTTAGCGACAAAGATGAAGTGGCAGAATGGACTCTGAGTGATTTTGATGTTTTACTTACCTCGTAA